The Mercenaria mercenaria strain notata chromosome 8, MADL_Memer_1, whole genome shotgun sequence genome has a segment encoding these proteins:
- the LOC123566039 gene encoding carbohydrate sulfotransferase 1-like isoform X2, with protein sequence MYGCRHLKSIFNKSKCTLLIAVVSTAIISLHLQYVSIQTLTTASRNARIVKILIDKDQEHSTGVPITIKPNVRIKHYDVLISGYMRSGSTLTGTILGWRTDSFYLYEPFLKSFMWNYWHGNDTVCRSDRLDCRTVDPRQAVEDNFLSNMYNGSACSLVMAMKVLRNIYDCQFNDFERTVFHPLTARFGGPSWSQTYSCIKDKKNSTSCLRKYIHRKCQNATHRVTKVLRLSTDLLANLLNERENLKVIHLFRDPRAIINSRIKTRWFPIHAEKQIIQDAKALCKKMLYDFKEGQKLLKLFPNRFKVVYYEDLSKNTFNKSKALFKYLGMDLDVQKFPTLRLLTVFSDSKKQTEREKNTAFWWRKSLSWDILQKIDLVCKGVYTELGYLFFKNVEEYQNISLSTVDIPKEFLIKNIYPY encoded by the exons ATGTATGGATGTCGACACTTAAAAAGCATATTTAACAAAAGCAAGTGTACGCTCCTGATAGCTGTTGTCAGTACAG CAATCATATCTTTGCACCTACAATATGTATCAA TACAGACGTTGACAACAGCTAGTAGGAATGCAAGGATAGTAAAGATACTAATCG ATAAGGACCAGGAACATAGTACGGGTGTACCAATAACAATCAAACCAAATGTTAGAA tTAAACACTACGACGTTTTGATCAGCGGTTACATGAGAAGCGGTAGTACGCTGACGGGTACTATTCTAGGTTGGAGAACTGACTCGTTTTATCTATATGAGCCATTCCTGAAGAGCTTTATGTGGAATTACTGGCATGGAAACGACACTGTTTGTCGCTCTGATCGTCTAGACTGCAG aacggTAGACCCAAGACAGGCTGTTGAGGACAATTTCCTTTCCAACATGTACAA TGGGTCCGCATGTTCGTTAGTTATGGCAATGAAGGTATTAAGAAACATCTATGATTGTCAGTTTAACGACTTTGAACGGACAGTTTTTCACCCCTTAACTGCTAGATTTGGAG GTCCCAGCTGGAGTCAGacgtattcttgcataaaagaCAAGAAGAATTCTACATCATGCCTACGTAAGTATATTCACCGAAAATGTCAGAACGCAACACACCGTGTAACCAAAGTACTGAGGCTGTCAACTGATCTGCTGGCAAATTTACTCAATGAACGTGAAAACTTGAAGGTCATTCATCTGTTCAGAGATCCTAGGGCAATCATCAATTCAAGAATTAAGACCAGATGGTTTCCAATACATGCAGAAAAACAAATCATTCAGGACGCCAAAGCTTTGTGCAAAAAAATGTTGTATGACTTCAAAGAAGGCCAAAAGTTACTAAAACTTTTCCCTAATAGATTTAAGGTCGTTTACTACGAAGATTTAAGCAAAAATACATTCAATAAATCAAAAGCATTATTCAAATATTTGGGTATGGATTTAGATGTACAAAAGTTTCCGACATTAAGGCTGTTAACTGTATTTAGCGATTCGAAGAAGCAAACTGAACGTGAGAAAAACACAGCATTCTGGTGGAGAAAATCTTTAAGTTGGGACATTCTGCAGAAAATAGATCTTGTATGTAAAGGTGTCTATACAGAACTTGGATATCTCTTTTTTAAAAACGTGgaagaatatcaaaatatttcactttCAACTGTTGATATACCAAAAGAATTCTTAATTAAGAACATTTATCCCTACTGA